ATGCTGAGCCATCCTTTCCCCTCCACTCTGTCTGGTTTAGTCATTGCTGATACTATTTGAAAACAACACGTTTTAACTATTGCGTCTTAAAAAGAGCTGAAGTTTCCTTCAGCTCCTTCAAATAAAAAGTGCAAGCGCTTTGTTCATCCCCGACAAGCGCTGCCCGCCTAATAACGCCACGTCCTGTGGCTGGAGGGTCTAGCACATCGTGTGCCACGGAGGGCCGGCCAGTGAAGCTGTTGTTTGACTTCATTGGGCGGCCTGAAATCGAAAAGTATAGCCGACTGCCCGGAAACGCAGAAACTGTAGACTCCGACAAAGAAGCGCTCTTTGCTTCTGCGGGCGTAGTTGAAGTTTCCAAGTTTCTAGGAAGTGACACTAAACAAGCGGCTCGAGCTGCTCAAAGCTAACGCTTATCGCTAGATACTCGAGGCAGCACTTTCGAGGATGAAACTGGCTAGGCGCAGGAGCAAGATTATATAGTTATCCTGAGCTCCGAGTCTTATGATTGTTCTTTTTTTATTAACTCTTTCAATTCATCGATAAATACATTGATATCCTTAAACTGACGGTAAACAGATGCGAAGCGGACATAGGCGACTTCATCGATCTTTGCCAGCCTGTCCATCACCATTTCCCCAACGGCTTCGCTCTTTACTTCTGAAACTCCATGGCTGCGGAGTTCTTTTTCCACCTCAGAAACCAAATCCTCGAGCTCTTTCAGGGCCACAGGTCTCTTCTCACATGCTTTCAGCAAGCCGCGCAGAAGTTTTTCCCGATTGAACTCCTCGCGTGT
The nucleotide sequence above comes from Mesobacillus jeotgali. Encoded proteins:
- the nrdR gene encoding transcriptional regulator NrdR, with product MKCPTCQNNSTRVLDSRPVDDSRSIRRRRECEACGFRFTTFEKVEEIPLIVVKKEGTREEFNREKLLRGLLKACEKRPVALKELEDLVSEVEKELRSHGVSEVKSEAVGEMVMDRLAKIDEVAYVRFASVYRQFKDINVFIDELKELIKKEQS